The DNA sequence CGCCGGCAACGTCGTCGGCCTGATGCCGCACCCCGAGCACGCGGTCGAGCCGCTGATCGGCACGGGCCGCACCGACGGCCTCGGTTTCTTCACGTCGATCCTCAAGAAGCTGGTCAACGCCTGATGACTCTCGACACCGTCAAGCACGCCAACGAGACCCCCGACGTCGAGCAGCCCTGGTCCGAACTCGGTCTCAAGCAGGACGAGTACGAGCGCATCCGCGCCATCCTGGGCCGCCGGCCCACCGGCGCCGAGCTCGCCATGTACTCCGTGATGTGGTCCGAGCACTGCTCGTACAAGAGCAGCAAGGTCCACCTCCGCCAGTTCGGCGAGAAGGCCCCCGCAAACGACGCGCTCCTCGTCGGCATCGGCGAGAACGCGGGCGTCGTGGACGTCGGCCAGGGCTACGCGGTCACCTTCAAGGTGGAGTCGCACAACCACCCGTCGTACATCGAGCCCTACCAGGGCGCGGCCACCGGCATCGGCGGCATCGTCCGCGACATCCTCGCCATGGGCGCCCGCCCGGTCGCCGTGATGGACCCGCTGCGCTTCGGCGCCGCCGACCACCCCGACACCAAGCGCGTCCTGCCGGGCGTCGTCGCGGGCATCGGCGGCTACGGCAACTGCCTGGGCCTGCCCAACATCGGCGGCGAGGTCGTCTTCGACCCCTGCTACCAGGGCAACCCGCTGGTCAACGCGCTCTGCGTGGGCGTGATGAAGCACGAGGACATCCACCTCGCCAAGGCGTCCGGCACCGGCAACAAGGTCGTCCTCTACGGCGCCCGCACCGGCGGCGACGGCATCGGCGGCGTCTCCGTCCTCGCCTCCGAGACCTTCGACTCGACCGGCCCGGCCAAGCGCCCGGCCGTCCAGGTCGGCGACCCCTTCCAGGAGAAGCTCCTCATCGAGTGCACCCTGGAGCTCTTCCGCGAGGACCTCGTCGAGGGCATCCAGGACCTCGGCGGCGCCGGCCTCTCCTGCGCCACCAGCGAGCTGGCCAGCGCCGGCTCCGGCGGCATGCGCGTCGAGCTGGACACCGTCCCGCTGCGCGACGCCACGCTCTCGCCCGAGGAGATCCTCATGAGCGAGTCGCAGGAGCGCATGTGCGCGATCGTCGAACCCGGCAAGATCGACCGCTTCCTGGAGATCTGCGAGAAGTGGGACGTCATCGCCACCGTCATCGGTGAGGTCACCGACGGCGAGCGGCTGGAGATCTTCTGGCACGGCGAGCAGATCGTCGACGTCCCGCCGCGCACCGTCGCCCACGAGGGCCCGGTCTACGAGCGCCCGTACGCGCGCCCCGAGTGGCAGGACGCCCTCCAGGCCGACGGCGCCGACAAGCTGCCCCGGCCGGAGACGGCCGAGGAGCTGCGCGCCCAGGTGGTGAAGGTCGTCTCGTCCCCGAACCAGGCGTCCAAGTCCTGGATCACCGGCCAGTACGACCGCTTCGTCCAGGGCAACACGGTCCTCGCCCAGCCCGAGGACTCCGGCATGGTCCGGATCGACGAGGAGACCGGCCTCGGCGTCGCCGTCGCCACGGACGGCAACGGCCGCTACGCCAAGCTCGACCCGTACGCGGGCGCGCAGCTGGCGCTGGCGGAGTCGTACCGCAACGTGGCCGCCACCGGCGCCCGCCCGCTGGCGATCTCCAACTGCCTCAACTTCGGCTCCCCCGAGGACCCGGGCGTCATGTGGCAGTTCGCCGAGGCCACCCGCGGCCTCGCGGACGGCTGCCTGGAGCTCGGCACGCCCGTCACCGGCGGCAACGTCTCCCTCTACAACCAGACCGGCGAGACCGCCATCCACCCGACGCCGGTCGTCGCCGTGCTGGGCGTCATCGACGACGTCGCCCGCCGCACGCCGATGGCCTTCGCCGAGGAGGGCCAGCTCCTCTACCTCCTGGGCGACACCAAGGACGAACTGGGCGGCTCCGCCTGGTCCCAGGTGATCCACGACCACCTCGGCGGCCTGCCGCCGGCCGTGGACCTGGCCCGCGAGAAGCTCCTCGCCGAGATCCTGATCTCGGCGTCGCGGGACGGGATGGTGGACGCCGCGCACGACCTGTCGGACGGCGGTCTCGTCCAGGCGGTCGTCGAGTCCTGCCTGCGCGGCGGGAAGGGCGCGCGCCTGGTCGTCCCGGACGGCCTCGACGCGTTCACCTTCCTCTTCTCGGAGTCGGCGGGACGGGCGGTCGTCTCGGTACCGCGCAGCGAGGAGCTCCGCTTCACGGACATGTGCGGGGCGCGGGGCCTGCCCGCGACGCGGATCGGCGTTGTGGACGGCGACACGGTCGAGGTCCAGGGGCAGTTCACGCTGCCGCTGGCGGAGCTGCGCGAGGCGCATGAGGCGACGCTGCCGGGGCTGTTCGGGTAGGGGGTCCCCAACCCCGCCCCTTCACCGTTTCTTGCGGGGGCAAGCCCCCGCACCCCCGGAACCGCGCTCCGCGCGGTTGTCCTCAAACGCCGGACGGGCTTGATTTCGCGCCCGGGCGCGCCACTCAGCCCGTCCGGCGTTTGAGGACTAACGCGGCGCAGCCGCGTTGCTGCGGGGTCCGGGGTGTGCCCCAGGAATCGGCGAAGGGGAGGGACCGGGGCTCGCCTCCTCGACGGCCGCACCCCGCGGCAGCCGCGACGCCAGGACCAGAGCGAGCACCATCGCCCCCGCCGCGCAAAGGAACACCACGTCCACCGCGGACGTGAACGCCTCGACCGCATCGGCGCGTTGGGCCCCGCGAAGGGCCGCGATCCCGCTAGCCGACCCACCCGGCCCCTCCGCCGCGTACACCCGAGCGAGCACCGTCCCGAACAGAGCGGTCCCCAGCGCGCTGCCCAGCGTCTGGAAGAAACGGATGCCGGTGGTGGCGACCCCGAGCCGCCGCACCGGCACGGCCTGCTGCACCATGACG is a window from the Streptomyces mobaraensis genome containing:
- the purL gene encoding phosphoribosylformylglycinamidine synthase subunit PurL, which produces MTLDTVKHANETPDVEQPWSELGLKQDEYERIRAILGRRPTGAELAMYSVMWSEHCSYKSSKVHLRQFGEKAPANDALLVGIGENAGVVDVGQGYAVTFKVESHNHPSYIEPYQGAATGIGGIVRDILAMGARPVAVMDPLRFGAADHPDTKRVLPGVVAGIGGYGNCLGLPNIGGEVVFDPCYQGNPLVNALCVGVMKHEDIHLAKASGTGNKVVLYGARTGGDGIGGVSVLASETFDSTGPAKRPAVQVGDPFQEKLLIECTLELFREDLVEGIQDLGGAGLSCATSELASAGSGGMRVELDTVPLRDATLSPEEILMSESQERMCAIVEPGKIDRFLEICEKWDVIATVIGEVTDGERLEIFWHGEQIVDVPPRTVAHEGPVYERPYARPEWQDALQADGADKLPRPETAEELRAQVVKVVSSPNQASKSWITGQYDRFVQGNTVLAQPEDSGMVRIDEETGLGVAVATDGNGRYAKLDPYAGAQLALAESYRNVAATGARPLAISNCLNFGSPEDPGVMWQFAEATRGLADGCLELGTPVTGGNVSLYNQTGETAIHPTPVVAVLGVIDDVARRTPMAFAEEGQLLYLLGDTKDELGGSAWSQVIHDHLGGLPPAVDLAREKLLAEILISASRDGMVDAAHDLSDGGLVQAVVESCLRGGKGARLVVPDGLDAFTFLFSESAGRAVVSVPRSEELRFTDMCGARGLPATRIGVVDGDTVEVQGQFTLPLAELREAHEATLPGLFG